One window of Sphingobacteriales bacterium genomic DNA carries:
- a CDS encoding DedA family protein — protein sequence MEFIQYLIDFVLHIDQHLESIIDQYGTLTYIILFLIIFAETGFVITPFLPGDSLLFAVGAIAAMGAINVWLVLILVLIAAFLGNMVNYSIGRQMSERIFTAEKIRFIKKEYLIKTQEFYVKHGAKAVVIGRFLPIFRTFVPFVAGIGLMDFRKFTYYNLLGAVLWVVPFTLGGYWFGRLPFVKENFTLVVLGIIGITIVPAIYAAIKMRLQKRLR from the coding sequence ATGGAATTTATCCAGTATCTTATTGATTTCGTATTGCATATTGACCAACATTTAGAGTCTATTATTGATCAATATGGCACGCTTACTTATATCATTCTATTTCTCATCATTTTTGCCGAAACCGGTTTTGTTATTACTCCATTCTTACCCGGCGATTCATTGCTTTTTGCCGTAGGCGCAATTGCAGCAATGGGGGCTATCAATGTATGGTTGGTGTTGATCTTGGTCCTGATAGCTGCTTTTTTGGGTAATATGGTCAATTACAGCATAGGGCGACAAATGAGTGAGCGCATATTTACCGCCGAAAAGATACGGTTCATCAAAAAAGAGTATCTGATTAAAACGCAGGAGTTCTACGTCAAACATGGGGCAAAGGCAGTGGTTATCGGGCGGTTTTTACCCATTTTCCGAACTTTTGTTCCCTTTGTTGCGGGCATTGGCTTGATGGATTTTCGCAAATTTACCTATTATAATTTGCTGGGGGCTGTGCTTTGGGTAGTGCCTTTTACTTTGGGGGGGTACTGGTTTGGAAGACTGCCCTTTGTTAAGGAGAATTTTACTTTGGTGGTTTTAGGCATAATTGGCATCACCATCGTTCCGGCTATCTATGCTGCCATTAAAATGCGTTTGCAAAAAAGGTTGCGGTAA
- a CDS encoding metallophosphoesterase — MSANFRWLIPLLMLVFFDWYGYQVIRTVGNNTLVDGIYWTLAVASYFIAIGVLVFGIRLQNKTARMYVTAVFFMLLVFKLLLSVSAFTDDLIRLIKTMAYSVQSGEFKSSLLPRSALVCSVGLVFSSVPLLAMFYGMVRNPFRYKVVKVPLELPNLPVALAGFKIVQISDIHSGSFTGTTPLKRAVKIINDQKADVVFFTGDLVNSYSKEPCLILMCFQTFRQSMECFQFWVITIMATTFNGPIRRLIAKTLNR, encoded by the coding sequence ATGTCTGCAAATTTCAGGTGGTTGATTCCACTTCTGATGTTAGTGTTTTTTGATTGGTATGGGTATCAGGTCATCAGGACTGTCGGCAATAACACACTGGTTGATGGAATTTATTGGACTTTGGCTGTTGCTTCCTATTTTATAGCAATTGGCGTGTTGGTGTTTGGCATACGTCTGCAAAACAAAACCGCTCGTATGTATGTAACGGCGGTTTTCTTTATGTTGCTGGTATTTAAACTGCTTTTAAGTGTATCTGCATTTACTGATGATTTGATTCGTTTGATAAAAACGATGGCTTACTCAGTTCAATCCGGTGAATTCAAAAGTTCCTTGTTGCCTCGCTCGGCTTTGGTATGCAGTGTGGGTCTTGTTTTTTCTTCTGTTCCTTTGTTGGCGATGTTTTACGGTATGGTTAGAAACCCTTTTCGCTACAAAGTTGTTAAGGTGCCCTTAGAATTGCCAAATTTACCGGTTGCGCTTGCGGGATTTAAAATCGTTCAGATTTCTGATATTCATTCCGGAAGTTTTACCGGTACCACTCCTTTAAAAAGGGCCGTAAAAATCATCAATGATCAAAAGGCAGATGTGGTGTTCTTTACCGGTGATTTGGTCAATAGTTATTCAAAAGAGCCTTGCCTTATATTGATGTGTTTTCAAACATTCAGGCAAAGCATGGAGTGTTTTCAGTTTTGGGTAATCACGATTATGGCGACTACGTTCAATGGCCCAATCAGGAGGCTTATCGCAAAAACTTTGAACAGATGA
- a CDS encoding MBL fold metallo-hydrolase, whose amino-acid sequence MSFSTILVPTKRTFRVGFWTGFFAVFPVAATIAGIMFFVRSSPDIALYRSYFAPHIADTLISEGSVKVTFWGVSSMLLDDGETQVLIDGFVTRPPMHKVFFGKVESDTGLVKTIIAQHRLSGLSGVVTCHSHYDHALDAPYFSKFSDALLIGSASSLQIGRGAGLQEDKMLLYQANQPFWLGKFRITPLLSKHSPAQKTAQFLGFQSDEPRFITQPLKQPAKANAFEEGGSYDLYIEHGNNRLLVKASANFVPNALDTLPVDVLFLGIGLLHPNGKEFEQAYYQQTVMAVKPRLVIPVHWDNFFKPLRVPLTFNPFPDKVEGALDFLIRQTAKDSIALQLLDAFQSVYLFEEH is encoded by the coding sequence ATGTCTTTTTCTACCATTTTAGTGCCCACAAAAAGAACCTTTCGGGTGGGGTTTTGGACCGGCTTTTTTGCTGTTTTTCCGGTAGCGGCTACAATTGCGGGGATAATGTTTTTTGTCCGGTCTTCACCGGATATTGCGTTGTATCGTTCTTATTTTGCTCCACATATAGCTGATACGTTAATTTCTGAAGGCTCGGTTAAAGTAACCTTCTGGGGTGTTTCTTCAATGTTGTTAGACGATGGAGAAACCCAGGTGTTGATTGATGGTTTTGTAACCCGTCCGCCAATGCACAAAGTATTTTTTGGCAAGGTAGAGTCGGATACGGGATTGGTTAAAACAATCATTGCTCAGCACCGGTTATCCGGGCTTTCGGGGGTTGTTACCTGCCATTCACATTACGATCATGCGTTGGATGCGCCCTATTTTTCCAAGTTTTCAGATGCTTTGTTGATTGGGTCTGCCTCATCTTTACAAATCGGGCGAGGTGCTGGTTTGCAGGAAGATAAAATGTTGCTTTACCAAGCCAATCAACCTTTTTGGCTGGGAAAGTTCAGAATTACCCCACTCCTAAGCAAACATTCACCGGCACAAAAAACCGCACAGTTTTTGGGATTTCAGTCCGATGAACCCCGTTTTATTACTCAACCGCTTAAACAGCCTGCAAAAGCAAATGCTTTTGAAGAAGGAGGAAGTTACGATTTGTATATTGAGCACGGCAACAATCGTTTGCTGGTCAAAGCAAGTGCTAATTTTGTACCAAATGCGCTCGATACTTTACCTGTTGATGTCTTGTTTTTGGGTATTGGCCTGTTACATCCAAATGGTAAGGAATTTGAACAAGCCTATTACCAACAAACAGTGATGGCTGTTAAACCTCGTTTGGTCATTCCTGTACACTGGGATAATTTCTTTAAGCCGCTGCGAGTACCCCTTACTTTTAATCCATTTCCGGATAAAGTTGAAGGTGCTTTGGATTTTTTAATCCGTCAAACGGCAAAAGACAGCATCGCTTTGCAATTATTAGATGCTTTTCAGTCTGTTTACCTCTTTGAGGAGCATTAA
- a CDS encoding aldehyde dehydrogenase family protein has protein sequence MFTFNTDFINDLGLKTVNPGVSTGSNWQEGDGDLIHSYSPADGKLIGSVKSATRQNYDAVMATAEEAFKFWRTLPAPKRGEIVRQFGEKLRIHKSSLGKLVSYEMGKSLQEGLGEVQEMIDICDFAVGLSRQLYGLTIHSERANHRMYEQWHPLGIVGIITSFNFPVAVWSWNTAIAWVCGNVCVWKPSEKTPLSAFACQKIIAEVLRENNLPEGISCLVVGDYRVGEYLSTDERIPLVSATGSTRMGKIVGQTVAGRLGKSLLELGGNNAIIVTPNADLKLTVIGSVFGAVGTCGQRCTTTRRLIIHDSIYDTVKQRLAEAYGQLNIGNPLNPENHVGPLIDTDAVQLYLKAIAEANASGCSELVEGGVLTGEGYESGCYVKPCIIEAKEQYDVVKRETFAPILYLLKYKTIDEAIALQNEVPQGLSSAIMTTNLREAELFLSHEGSDCGIANVNIGTSGAEIGGAFGGEKETGGGRESGSDSWKAYMRRQTNTINYGTDLPLAQGIAFNL, from the coding sequence ATGTTTACTTTCAATACAGATTTTATTAATGATTTAGGACTTAAAACTGTTAATCCGGGAGTGAGTACCGGTTCAAACTGGCAAGAAGGCGATGGAGATTTAATACATTCATATAGTCCTGCCGACGGCAAACTTATTGGTAGTGTTAAAAGTGCGACACGTCAAAATTACGATGCTGTGATGGCAACTGCGGAAGAGGCTTTTAAATTCTGGAGGACTTTGCCGGCACCTAAACGCGGTGAAATAGTTCGTCAATTTGGCGAGAAACTTCGAATTCATAAATCCAGCCTTGGCAAATTGGTTTCTTATGAGATGGGTAAAAGTCTTCAGGAGGGATTGGGTGAAGTACAGGAAATGATAGATATCTGCGATTTCGCTGTTGGGCTATCCCGTCAGTTGTATGGACTGACCATTCATTCAGAACGGGCAAACCACCGCATGTATGAACAATGGCATCCTTTAGGGATTGTAGGCATTATTACCTCTTTCAATTTTCCGGTTGCTGTCTGGTCATGGAACACAGCGATTGCCTGGGTTTGTGGCAATGTTTGTGTATGGAAGCCCTCAGAAAAGACTCCTCTTTCAGCTTTTGCCTGTCAAAAAATTATAGCCGAAGTTTTGCGGGAAAACAATTTACCTGAAGGAATTTCCTGTTTGGTTGTCGGAGATTACCGTGTTGGCGAATATCTTTCGACCGATGAAAGGATTCCGTTGGTATCTGCAACCGGCTCGACCCGCATGGGTAAAATAGTCGGACAAACAGTTGCCGGAAGATTGGGTAAGTCTTTGTTAGAACTTGGTGGCAACAATGCCATTATTGTTACCCCGAATGCAGACTTGAAACTTACCGTGATTGGTTCGGTGTTTGGTGCTGTCGGAACTTGTGGTCAACGCTGTACCACGACCCGGAGATTGATTATTCACGATAGCATTTATGACACAGTAAAACAACGATTAGCAGAAGCTTACGGGCAGTTAAACATAGGAAACCCGCTTAATCCTGAAAATCATGTGGGTCCGCTCATTGATACAGATGCTGTTCAATTGTATTTAAAGGCCATTGCTGAAGCAAATGCATCGGGCTGTTCAGAATTGGTTGAAGGTGGGGTTTTAACCGGTGAGGGATATGAATCGGGATGTTATGTGAAACCCTGTATCATAGAAGCCAAAGAACAATATGATGTAGTTAAACGCGAAACATTTGCCCCAATTTTATATCTGCTCAAATACAAGACGATTGATGAGGCAATTGCCTTGCAAAACGAAGTACCTCAAGGGCTATCATCGGCTATTATGACCACAAACCTGCGTGAAGCAGAATTGTTTTTATCACATGAAGGGTCGGATTGCGGGATTGCCAATGTAAATATCGGTACTTCGGGGGCAGAGATAGGCGGTGCATTTGGAGGCGAAAAAGAAACCGGTGGAGGTCGTGAATCGGGTTCTGATTCATGGAAGGCGTATATGCGCCGTCAAACCAATACAATTAATTATGGAACTGATTTGCCTCTTGCACAGGGAATTGCTTTTAACCTGTAA